From one Candidatus Hydrogenedentota bacterium genomic stretch:
- a CDS encoding sterol desaturase family protein, protein MAPNFIDMAVPVFFLLIGVELLVSWFARRANYRFNDSINDLSLGIIDQVGGAFLKSFVFVGYLYLYHHHRLFDIPNNSVLAWIACFLLYDLAYYWAHRASHEINIVWASHIPHHQSEEYNLSVALRQGLFQGCLFWIFYLPLGYIGFSPLLFIACAQLDTIYQFGIHTRTIGKLGPLEWFMNTPSHHRVHHGKNPKYIDKNHGGVLIIWDRLFGTFQAEEEEPLYGTATPLRSWNPVWANVHYWIDLARLAWNAPRTRDKFLVWFMKPAWRPEGLEKQGPPASETREFYLKYDPKVPVGVSMYAFAQFLPTLVIGIFFMKNERAMEWTERAGVAGLVIMTLVCIGGLLEGKRWAFLVELLRLPVFATACVIWCSRFFGLDTASGLALAIASVVTIAVLLAWVFAHRRVFTRPFGAIENNYYTTTPVEQKRLPDPSSTESPLVSAK, encoded by the coding sequence ATGGCACCGAACTTCATTGACATGGCCGTCCCCGTATTCTTCCTGCTGATTGGCGTCGAATTGCTTGTGAGCTGGTTCGCAAGGCGGGCCAATTACCGGTTCAACGACTCGATTAACGACTTAAGCCTTGGAATTATTGACCAGGTAGGCGGGGCCTTCTTGAAGTCGTTTGTCTTCGTCGGCTACCTGTATCTCTACCACCATCACCGGTTGTTCGACATCCCCAACAACTCCGTCCTCGCGTGGATTGCGTGCTTTCTGCTCTACGACCTCGCCTACTACTGGGCGCACCGCGCCAGTCACGAGATCAATATCGTTTGGGCGTCACACATTCCCCACCACCAAAGCGAAGAATACAACCTCAGCGTCGCGCTCCGGCAAGGCCTCTTCCAGGGGTGCCTCTTCTGGATCTTCTATTTGCCGCTTGGCTATATCGGTTTCTCGCCGCTACTCTTCATCGCCTGCGCGCAACTCGACACGATCTATCAATTTGGCATTCACACGCGAACCATCGGCAAGCTCGGCCCGCTTGAATGGTTCATGAACACGCCTTCGCATCACCGCGTTCATCACGGCAAAAATCCAAAGTACATCGACAAGAACCACGGCGGCGTTTTAATCATCTGGGACCGTCTCTTCGGCACATTCCAGGCCGAGGAAGAAGAGCCACTTTATGGCACGGCGACTCCCCTGCGCAGTTGGAATCCCGTTTGGGCCAACGTCCACTACTGGATTGACCTCGCCCGGCTCGCGTGGAATGCGCCGCGCACGCGCGACAAGTTTCTCGTGTGGTTCATGAAACCCGCGTGGCGTCCAGAAGGACTGGAGAAGCAGGGGCCGCCCGCTTCAGAGACTCGCGAGTTCTATCTCAAATACGATCCGAAGGTCCCTGTTGGCGTCAGCATGTACGCATTCGCCCAATTCCTGCCGACGCTCGTCATCGGCATCTTCTTCATGAAGAACGAGCGCGCCATGGAGTGGACCGAACGCGCGGGAGTCGCGGGACTCGTCATCATGACGCTCGTATGTATTGGAGGATTGCTGGAAGGCAAGCGCTGGGCATTCCTTGTAGAACTGCTCCGGCTTCCAGTCTTCGCGACGGCGTGCGTGATTTGGTGCAGCAGGTTCTTCGGACTCGATACGGCCAGCGGACTTGCATTGGCCATCGCGTCAGTTGTGACTATTGCGGTTCTGCTCGCGTGGGTGTTCGCACACCGCCGCGTCTTCACGCGTCCGTTCGGGGCCATCGAAAACAACTACTACACGACAACTCCCGTCGAGCAGAAGCGTCTGCCCGACCCATCGTCCACCGAATCTCCCCTCGTCAGCGCGAAGTAA
- a CDS encoding glycoside hydrolase family 127 protein yields MRETTANLAPQALIPLPLGSILPRGWLAEQLKIQIDGLSGHLDEFWPDIRDSGWIGGPAESWERGPYWLDGVTPLAFLLNDDTLKSKVHEWVDFILAHQKPDGWLGPTKSKGHDSYDTWPLFVVLKALSQYQEATGDPRVIGAMTKCLKKIEKVIEKKPLFEWGRYRWADLVVSIHWLYDRTGEDWLLELAEKVRKQGYDWRNNFADFRYTTKTTQDKLASFSEDAYGSDDNVGFFASHVVNNAMGIKAPGVWYRQSKDPEDRHAHTQILDVLDKYHGQANGMFSGDEHLAGTMPFQGTELCAVVEAMYSLETLLAITADPELGDRLEKIAFNALPATFKKDMWAHQYVQQVNQVVCKVAEDRVYSNNGPDANIFGLEPNFGCCTANMHQGWPKFVSHMWMRTSDNGLAAISYAPCHISTTANGAQVDVEVETSYPFGDRVKITVKVDKPAYFPLRLRIPKWVKDGALTIAGHEYPLDEPGTFYDVMHAWKEETEIQLRLPMRPSLKRRPRNAAVLERGPLVYSLALGENWQLLKGEPPAADWEVFHTTPWNYAIQVEEEYLNRLVEFKERGMMWGNPFSPEGAPMRAFLKGRRMPEWVLDRNAAGPLPESPVHSGERLEELIFIPYGSTNLRVTEFPVLRRDCWEEV; encoded by the coding sequence ATTCGAGAGACGACAGCGAATCTTGCGCCGCAGGCGCTGATTCCTCTGCCGCTGGGGAGCATTCTGCCGCGGGGGTGGCTTGCCGAACAGCTCAAGATTCAAATCGACGGGCTGAGCGGCCATCTCGACGAGTTTTGGCCGGATATCCGCGACAGCGGTTGGATAGGGGGGCCTGCGGAGTCGTGGGAGCGCGGTCCCTATTGGCTGGACGGTGTGACGCCGCTCGCCTTTTTGCTTAACGACGATACCCTGAAGTCGAAAGTGCACGAATGGGTCGACTTCATACTCGCCCATCAGAAGCCCGATGGTTGGCTTGGACCCACGAAATCAAAGGGTCATGATTCGTACGACACATGGCCGCTCTTCGTGGTGTTGAAGGCCCTATCCCAGTATCAGGAAGCCACGGGCGATCCGCGCGTGATCGGTGCGATGACCAAGTGTCTCAAGAAGATTGAGAAGGTCATCGAGAAAAAGCCGTTGTTCGAGTGGGGCAGGTATCGTTGGGCAGACCTCGTTGTGAGCATTCACTGGCTATACGACCGAACGGGCGAAGACTGGCTGCTCGAATTGGCTGAGAAAGTCCGCAAGCAGGGGTATGACTGGCGCAATAACTTCGCCGATTTTCGTTATACGACAAAGACGACGCAGGACAAACTGGCGTCCTTCAGCGAAGACGCCTACGGCAGTGACGATAACGTGGGCTTTTTCGCGTCGCATGTCGTGAATAATGCCATGGGGATTAAGGCTCCGGGCGTGTGGTACCGGCAATCGAAAGATCCGGAAGATCGCCATGCGCACACGCAGATTCTCGACGTGTTGGACAAGTACCACGGCCAAGCCAATGGCATGTTCTCGGGCGATGAGCATCTGGCTGGAACGATGCCGTTTCAAGGCACGGAACTGTGCGCCGTGGTTGAAGCCATGTATTCGCTTGAAACGTTGCTCGCGATAACCGCCGACCCCGAATTGGGCGATCGGCTGGAGAAGATCGCGTTCAATGCTTTGCCAGCCACCTTCAAGAAAGACATGTGGGCGCATCAATATGTTCAGCAGGTGAACCAGGTCGTGTGCAAGGTGGCCGAAGATCGGGTCTATTCGAACAATGGCCCCGATGCGAACATCTTCGGCCTGGAACCGAATTTTGGATGTTGTACCGCGAACATGCACCAAGGGTGGCCGAAATTCGTTTCCCACATGTGGATGCGGACGTCGGACAACGGCCTGGCGGCGATTTCGTATGCGCCGTGCCATATTTCGACGACGGCAAACGGGGCGCAAGTCGATGTAGAGGTTGAGACTTCGTATCCCTTCGGAGACCGCGTGAAGATTACGGTAAAGGTCGACAAGCCTGCCTATTTCCCCTTGCGGCTCCGCATTCCAAAATGGGTGAAAGACGGCGCGCTGACGATTGCCGGGCACGAGTATCCGTTGGACGAGCCGGGTACTTTCTATGATGTCATGCACGCATGGAAAGAGGAGACGGAGATTCAGTTGCGCCTGCCGATGAGGCCTTCCTTGAAACGCAGGCCTCGAAACGCCGCGGTGCTCGAACGCGGGCCGCTCGTGTATAGCCTTGCGCTCGGTGAGAATTGGCAGCTTCTGAAGGGTGAACCGCCTGCCGCGGACTGGGAAGTCTTTCACACCACGCCGTGGAACTATGCCATCCAAGTTGAAGAGGAATACTTGAATCGCCTGGTCGAGTTTAAGGAACGTGGCATGATGTGGGGCAATCCCTTCTCGCCCGAAGGCGCTCCGATGCGGGCCTTCTTGAAGGGACGCCGGATGCCGGAGTGGGTGCTTGATCGGAACGCGGCAGGTCCGCTACCGGAAAGCCCGGTGCATTCCGGAGAACGGCTGGAAGAACTCATCTTCATACCGTACGGGAGCACGAATCTGCGCGTCACGGAGTTTCCCGTGTTGCGCCGGGACTGCTGGGAAGAAGTGTAG
- a CDS encoding DUF1559 domain-containing protein — translation MRKRGFTLIELLVVIAIIGILAAILLPALARAREAARRASCANNLKQMGLVFKMYANESKGEKYPHMKASDSDNVSEPCTVVTDRTIFFEGRSVYPEYLTDVNVMICPSDADGASYMESGGWNLYGDATNGSYDPCRFSGISYKYLGWALTKDDMIVPGTDENLNPPAIGGNIDVNFATALNNLLTPTGLNTPEDAAERFDADVDDSGVLIYRLREGIERFFVSDINNPAASAAAQSEIPIMFDEITSDAQNFNHVPGGSNVLYMDGHVTFLKFPSTYPASRAFAWLYGTFVAN, via the coding sequence ATGCGTAAGCGAGGTTTTACTCTGATCGAGTTGTTGGTCGTGATTGCCATCATCGGCATTCTGGCGGCCATCCTGCTTCCTGCACTGGCCCGCGCCAGAGAAGCGGCGCGCCGTGCAAGCTGCGCCAACAACCTCAAACAAATGGGTCTCGTATTCAAAATGTACGCCAACGAATCCAAGGGCGAAAAGTACCCGCACATGAAGGCATCGGATTCTGACAACGTAAGTGAGCCGTGTACGGTTGTGACCGACCGCACGATCTTCTTCGAAGGCCGCTCGGTCTATCCGGAATACCTCACGGACGTTAACGTCATGATTTGTCCCTCCGACGCGGACGGCGCAAGCTACATGGAATCGGGTGGATGGAACCTCTATGGCGACGCCACCAACGGATCCTATGATCCTTGCCGGTTCTCGGGCATCTCGTACAAGTACCTCGGATGGGCGCTCACCAAGGACGACATGATTGTTCCGGGAACGGATGAAAACCTTAATCCTCCCGCCATCGGCGGCAACATCGATGTGAATTTCGCGACTGCCCTTAACAACCTGCTGACTCCCACCGGACTGAACACGCCCGAAGACGCGGCAGAACGATTTGACGCGGACGTGGACGACTCGGGTGTACTTATTTATCGATTGCGGGAAGGCATCGAACGCTTCTTCGTTTCCGATATCAACAACCCCGCGGCTTCGGCAGCAGCGCAGAGCGAAATCCCCATCATGTTTGACGAAATCACCTCCGACGCACAGAACTTCAATCACGTCCCTGGCGGCTCCAACGTGCTGTACATGGACGGTCACGTTACGTTCCTGAAGTTCCCGTCGACGTATCCCGCAAGCAGGGCATTCGCCTGGCTGTATGGGACGTTCGTAGCCAACTAA
- a CDS encoding metallophosphoesterase family protein, whose protein sequence is MRELERRGTAVKIGVISDTHGNLKLMFRAVGVLTNELDVELFYHVGDNYDDAEALAHAGHAVRMVPGLWCPEYHNTRVPNRIAESIDGITVVAVHAEKDLRGADWGASIILTGHTHVARVDKLGRTLHVNPGHLKSMFDRGERPSFATIETSDKEVRVKVHELSGDVRIDVRVPREELA, encoded by the coding sequence GTGCGTGAGTTGGAAAGGCGCGGTACGGCGGTGAAAATTGGAGTCATCAGCGACACGCATGGGAACCTTAAGCTGATGTTCCGCGCCGTGGGGGTGTTGACGAACGAGCTGGACGTGGAGTTGTTTTACCACGTTGGCGATAATTACGACGACGCGGAAGCGCTGGCTCATGCGGGACACGCTGTAAGAATGGTCCCGGGGCTATGGTGTCCTGAGTATCACAATACGCGGGTGCCCAACCGGATAGCCGAGTCAATCGACGGCATTACGGTGGTGGCTGTGCACGCCGAGAAGGACCTGAGAGGGGCGGATTGGGGGGCATCGATTATCTTGACCGGCCATACGCATGTTGCTCGAGTAGATAAACTCGGCCGTACACTGCATGTGAATCCGGGCCATCTCAAAAGCATGTTCGACCGGGGGGAACGGCCGTCGTTTGCGACCATCGAAACCTCGGACAAGGAAGTCCGGGTAAAGGTTCACGAGTTGTCGGGCGATGTGCGAATCGATGTGCGGGTGCCGAGGGAGGAATTGGCGTAG